A region of Polyangiaceae bacterium DNA encodes the following proteins:
- a CDS encoding AarF/ABC1/UbiB kinase family protein: MTRYLGLWLRFLHIFVTCTLACLGYLWRRAWAGRLGPEQVELLRGEALARLLQKLGATFIKFGQILSTRPDLLGPGFIEPLARLQDAVPPAPFPAVRRVLDDEVGADKERELIAEIDETPVAAASVAQVHRARLRTGRVVALKVQRPDAQRQIERDLSILSFWARLLDRFETVRMLSLPGAVERFGEALHGQLDFCREAENNRRFAKSFAEVENVGVPALIDELCTRRVLCMEFVDGVKATEPEKVGGDRAKLARLGGEAVLKMIFTDGFVHADLHPGNIILTPDDRVVLIDLGMVSEIPSDLLRPWVETFVALSQQNGAECARLFYIYAPTVSGTDYRAFERDVVGFLGGLYDKKLGEVEVSRAVSGMMNILRRHRVQIDPSFTVVNIALLVAEGLGKQLDPSIDLVPLAMPYLSQAMLTAPPGRAPFREVPSAPRD; encoded by the coding sequence TTGACCAGATACCTCGGACTCTGGCTGCGCTTCCTGCACATCTTCGTGACGTGCACGCTGGCCTGTCTCGGTTACCTGTGGCGGCGCGCCTGGGCGGGTCGGCTCGGCCCAGAGCAGGTCGAGCTCCTGCGCGGCGAGGCGCTGGCCCGGCTGCTGCAGAAGTTGGGCGCGACGTTCATCAAGTTCGGACAGATCCTGAGCACGCGTCCCGACCTACTCGGCCCCGGCTTCATCGAGCCGCTCGCGCGGCTGCAGGACGCCGTACCTCCCGCGCCGTTCCCCGCCGTGCGCCGCGTCCTCGACGACGAGGTCGGCGCGGACAAGGAACGCGAGCTGATCGCCGAGATCGACGAGACGCCGGTGGCCGCTGCCAGCGTCGCGCAAGTCCACCGCGCGCGTCTCAGGACAGGTCGGGTCGTGGCGCTGAAGGTCCAGCGCCCCGACGCCCAGCGGCAGATCGAGCGTGACCTCAGCATCCTGAGCTTCTGGGCCAGGCTGCTCGACCGCTTCGAAACCGTGCGCATGCTGTCGCTGCCCGGGGCGGTGGAGCGCTTCGGTGAGGCGCTGCACGGTCAGCTCGACTTCTGCCGCGAGGCGGAGAACAACCGGCGCTTCGCCAAGAGCTTCGCCGAGGTGGAGAACGTGGGCGTGCCGGCGCTGATCGACGAGCTCTGCACGCGCCGCGTGCTGTGCATGGAGTTCGTCGACGGCGTGAAGGCGACCGAGCCGGAGAAGGTGGGCGGGGACCGCGCCAAGCTGGCCCGGCTGGGCGGCGAAGCGGTGCTGAAGATGATCTTCACGGACGGCTTCGTCCACGCCGACTTGCACCCCGGCAACATCATCCTGACGCCCGACGACCGCGTGGTGCTGATCGACCTGGGCATGGTGAGCGAGATCCCGAGCGACCTGCTCCGACCCTGGGTGGAGACCTTCGTCGCGCTGTCGCAGCAGAACGGGGCGGAGTGCGCGCGCCTCTTCTACATCTACGCGCCCACCGTGAGCGGCACCGACTACCGGGCCTTCGAGCGCGACGTCGTCGGCTTCCTGGGCGGTCTCTACGACAAGAAGCTCGGCGAGGTCGAGGTCAGCCGGGCGGTGAGCGGCATGATGAACATCCTGCGGCGGCATCGCGTGCAGATCGATCCCTCGTTCACCGTGGTGAACATTGCGCTCCTGGTGGCCGAAGGGCTGGGCAAGCAGCTCGATCCGTCCATCGATCTGGTGCCGCTGGCGATGCCCTATCTCTCGCAGGCGATGCTCACCGCGCCCCCAGGCCGCGCTCCGTTCCGCGAGGTTCCGTCAGCTCCTCGGGACTGA
- a CDS encoding leucyl/phenylalanyl-tRNA--protein transferase: protein MRRRRPPHYVEPGGPLYFPSPEAYDDEGLVAVGGDLSVPRLLLAYDSGIFPWYDEGLPPLWWSPNPRAIIEPAALHVSRSMQRVIRHGTFRVTWNRAFGAVMRGCADREEGTWILPELLEAYSELHRLGHAHSLEVWQGPDLVGGLYGVQRGGLFAAESMFHRATNASKLALIATLRALASRGIELFDTQLSTPHLVSLGATAIPRREYLARLARARHLDVHLDGLDPAAFLLEDQS from the coding sequence GTGCGTCGCCGTCGCCCCCCCCACTACGTCGAGCCGGGTGGTCCGCTCTATTTCCCGAGCCCGGAAGCCTACGACGACGAGGGCCTGGTGGCCGTCGGCGGCGACCTCTCCGTGCCCCGGTTGCTGCTGGCGTACGACAGCGGCATCTTTCCCTGGTACGACGAGGGCCTGCCGCCGCTCTGGTGGTCGCCGAACCCGCGCGCCATCATCGAGCCCGCCGCGCTCCACGTCTCGCGGAGCATGCAGCGAGTGATCCGGCACGGCACCTTTCGCGTGACCTGGAATCGAGCCTTCGGCGCGGTGATGCGGGGCTGTGCCGACCGCGAAGAGGGGACCTGGATTCTGCCGGAGTTGCTGGAGGCCTACTCCGAGCTCCATCGGCTGGGGCACGCCCACAGCCTCGAGGTGTGGCAGGGCCCGGACCTGGTCGGCGGTCTCTACGGCGTACAGCGCGGCGGCTTGTTCGCCGCGGAGAGCATGTTCCATCGCGCGACCAACGCCTCGAAGCTCGCCCTGATCGCGACGCTGCGCGCGCTCGCCTCGAGGGGCATCGAGCTGTTCGACACCCAGCTCTCGACGCCCCACCTGGTCTCGCTCGGGGCGACGGCCATCCCGCGCCGCGAGTACTTGGCGCGGCTCGCCCGAGCCAGGCACCTGGACGTACACCTCGACGGGCTCGATCCGGCAGCATTCCTGCTAGAAGACCAATCTTGA
- the cysD gene encoding sulfate adenylyltransferase subunit CysD, with protein MSPIPSARLSHLAKLEAESIHIIREVAAEFDNPVMLYSIGKDSSVMVHLARKAFHPGPLPFPLLHIDTTWKFRAMIEFRDQFCKVLGLDLRVHANQQGLDEGINPFDHGSQKYTTVMKTQALLQALAAGGYDAAFGGARRDEERSRAKERIYSFRDRYGQWDPKNQRPELWNLYNAKITKGESIRAFPLSNWTELDVWLYIHLEEIPIVPLYFAAERPVVERDGALIMVDDERMRLRPGEQPRLERVRFRTLGCYPLSGAIRSSATTLPEIIREMLLTKHSERQGRLIDFDEEGSMETKKREGYF; from the coding sequence GTGTCGCCGATCCCGAGCGCCCGCCTGAGCCACCTCGCCAAGCTCGAGGCGGAGAGCATCCACATCATCCGCGAGGTCGCCGCCGAGTTCGACAACCCCGTCATGCTCTACAGCATCGGCAAGGACTCGTCGGTGATGGTGCACCTGGCGCGCAAGGCGTTTCATCCGGGGCCCTTGCCCTTCCCGCTCCTGCACATCGACACGACCTGGAAGTTCCGCGCGATGATCGAGTTCCGGGACCAGTTCTGCAAGGTGCTGGGGCTCGACCTCCGGGTACACGCGAACCAGCAGGGCCTGGACGAGGGCATCAACCCGTTCGACCACGGCAGCCAGAAGTACACCACCGTGATGAAGACGCAGGCGCTCCTGCAGGCGCTCGCGGCGGGCGGCTACGACGCGGCGTTCGGCGGCGCGCGGCGGGACGAGGAGCGCTCCCGCGCGAAGGAGCGCATCTACTCGTTCCGCGACCGCTACGGGCAGTGGGATCCGAAGAACCAGCGTCCCGAGCTCTGGAACCTGTACAACGCCAAGATCACCAAGGGCGAGAGCATCCGCGCCTTCCCGCTCTCGAACTGGACGGAGCTGGACGTCTGGCTCTACATCCACCTCGAGGAGATCCCCATCGTGCCGCTCTATTTCGCGGCCGAGCGACCGGTGGTGGAGCGCGACGGCGCGCTGATCATGGTGGACGACGAGCGCATGCGGCTCCGCCCCGGCGAGCAGCCCCGCCTCGAACGCGTGCGCTTCCGCACCTTGGGCTGCTACCCGCTCTCCGGCGCCATCCGCTCGTCTGCCACCACGCTCCCGGAGATCATCCGCGAGATGCTCCTGACCAAGCACTCCGAGCGGCAAGGGCGCCTCATCGACTTCGACGAAGAAGGCTCCATGGAGACCAAGAAACGCGAAGGGTACTTCTGA